The Echinicola jeungdonensis genome segment CAGTTGGGAAGTTTCTTCCCATTTCAAATCAGGATTGGCATATTGCTGGGGAAGAACTATGGTAATCCTTTCACCGCCTACCAAATAACCTTGTGTACTTGCTCCCAAAGTGGTTATGGAATTTAGGTTACCAATTTCCTGGTTACCTGTCACCCCATAACTAGCCCTCAATTTCAAATCTGAAATAAAGTCACTTTTGAAGAAATCCTCCTGACTGACCCTCCAGGAGGCAGCAGCAGAAGGGAAAACTCCCCATTTATTGCCCTCACCAAAACGGCTGGAACCATCCCGGCGGACTGTTGCCGTAAGGAAATAGCGGTTGTCATAGTTATAGTTTACCCTTCCATACATGGAGATCAGGGTATTACTTCCCACAAAACTGGATACACTGGAAATGGTACTTGCCGCTTCAAGGCTATACCACTTAAACTCATCGGATAAAAATCCACTTGCAGTATTTCTTATTCCCTCTTCCAAAAAATACTGGTAGGAATAACCTGCTACAGCATCAATCGTGCTTGCTCCATAAGTTTCATTAAAACTAAGAGTAGTTTCAAGTAGTTTTGAGAAGTCAGCCAATTTTTGGACGCTGGTATATCCTCCAAAACCTTGTCCTAGCGGATTGTTTTTACTGATAAAGGAATTCCTGTCCGTTCCCTGTCTGGTATAACCCAAATTAACTTTGAAGCTTAATGGATCAATTATTTTGTAAGTAGTCGAAAGATTTCCTATAAATCTCCTATTTATCCTTTCATCAATCAAATCAGTTGAAAAAGAAACAGGATTGACCCTAAATGGAGGTACATGATAATAATTTCCATTTTCATCTCTCACTGGATAAGTAGGGTTAAAAACATATGCTTCATAATTCAAACTGGATCCTAATTCACTCCCAACAGTATTGGAAATTGGTGATTGGTTGGATGTATTTTGTCCATAATTTAACCTAAAATCAAAAGCTAATTTTCCTTCTAATTCTTCATGGTTGATATTGATCCTGGCATTTGCCTGTTCCAAGCTAGAGCCCAGCATAATGCCCTGCTGATCTCCAAAACCTAAGGAAGCGCGATAAGTAGTTTTTTCGCTTCCCCCCATTAGAGAAAGGTAGTGGTTTTGCTGATAAGCAGTTCTGTAAACCTCATCTTGCCAATTCGTGTTGGCACCTTTATCGTCAAGAGGAAGGCCCAATTCATTGATTGTCTCCCTGTATTGATCTGCTGAAAGCACATCCAAGGTATTAGCCACCTTTGAAAATCCGCCAGACACGTCATAAGTAACCTGTGCTCTGCCTTCCCGGCCCTTTTTGGTGGTAATCATGATCACCCCATTAGCCCCTCTGGATCCATAAATGGCTGTTGCTGACGCATCCTTAAGTACAATAACCGACTCAATATCATTAGGATTTAGAGTCATTAGAGGGTTAGTGGGTTCCTGATCAAAGAAATTGGTGGAGCTTGTGCCAATATTGGCTTGGTTTACCCCCCCAGAAGTTGAAATGGGAACGCCATCAATTACATAAAGTGGATCATTTGAGGCGGTAATGGAAGTTCCTCCCCTGATTCTGACAGTGTTTGATCCTCCTGGTTTCCCACTGTTTTTACTAATGTTGACACCGGCAATTTTCCCCTGAATCAATTGTTGGGTACTTAATTGGGGCCCTTTATTAAAATCCTCGCTATTGATGGAGGAAATAGAACCTGTCAAATCGCTCTTTTTCATTGTTCCATATCCTACAACTACCACCTCATCCAAGGATTGTAAATCTTCTTCTAGAGCTATATCAATTACGGATTGATTAGCAATAGTTACTTCTTTGGGTTGATAACCCACAAAACTGAAAACCAGAACTTGACCAGGAGCCGCCTCGATGGAGTAATTGCCATCCACATCGGTCACTGTTCCCCGTTGACTTTCTTTAATCCGGATGGTTACCCCTGGAATTGGACTGTTATCCTTTGCGGAAGTGACTACCCCCCGAATTTCTATCCATTCCTCTTCATTCATAAACTCATTGATCCGGCTTTCTCCTGAATCTCTTTTACTGACATGGATATTATCATTTATCCTGACAAACTTGAGATGGGTTTGTTGTGATATATCACCTAAAATCTCGGAAAGAGGTTTATCCACCTGGTCTAAATCTACCTTTAACTTTTTTACATCCAGTACACTTGAATTATAGGTGAATCTTAACAGGGTTTGTTTTTCAAGCTCTTTAAGAACGGTTTCCAGGTTTCTATTCTCCACCTGGATGGATGCAGAAATCTGATGGATGCTCTCCCTTTGAGCTTTTCCTGTGTTGGCCAGCAGTACAGCTGTAAAAAACAGCTGTATGGTAAAGCCATACACGAAATATTTCGATAGCATAATGATTTGCCTAAGTATTCTTTTTTCCATACTTTGTTAGAAATTTTGAGTTGAAGAAACTTAAAATTGGCCTTTGACAGATTTGGCGATCGAGGCAAAGGCTTGAAGGCAGAAAAGGTTTCTTTTCTGCCTTTCTCTTAACTGGAATCTGATTTCAATCTTTTCATAGCTTATTATTTTGGGTTATAAATGGTGACTTTTTTCTTTTCAATTTTATAGGCAAAATTGCTTGTAATGCTGATTCCTTCCAGAACGTTTTCCAGAGTTTCCTTATAAAAAACCCCTGAGTAGGACCAATCCTTCTGGGAAAAACCTTTGGCCTGGATATCTACCCCATACCATTTCTCTAGTTTTCTTTTCATTTCCACAAATGAATCATCCTTAAAAACCAGGTACTTGTCTTTCCATCCAATTACTTCAAATGGGTCAAAAGTGGTTTTAGTGATCTTTCCTACTTTATCCTTCACCACCATTTCCTTAGGCTCCAGGACTATTTTGTTTCCTCTGACATCCTCTACAGAAACTTTCCCTGTAACCAGGGCCACAGATAAGCCCTCTTCTTTTTTCACATTAAAGGTGGTACCTAAGACTTTGATCAGGTTGTCACCGGTGGATATAACAAAAGGCTTATTTTTATTTTCCGTGACATCAAAAAAGGCCTCTCCTTCCAGGGAAACATTCCGGACACTATCGCTAAAACGGTCAGGGAAGGTAAGTGAACTTTTGGCATTGAGATGCACTTTGGTGCCATCTGAGAGGGTAATTGTGGATTTTTGGCCTGCAGGGTTTTCCCGTGTAATCATTTCTACTGCTAGGGGTTCCTTTTGCTTTTTTGCAGGTTTCATTATATAGGCCAGGTACAAGCAGGCACCTAACAATAAAGCAGCAGCCATATTTTTCCAAAATCCCCAATTGATGGATCTTGTTTTGACTTTTTCTGCACTATCCTTGGACACTATGTTTTCATACATTTCAGTGTACAACTGATCCGTAAGATCCATTTCATCTTTATAATGTATAGACTGGATGATTTCGCTGGCCGCTAGAACATCCTGCCTTTTTTCAGGATGGTTTTCCAGCCACCTTTTCCAAAAATGGTCGGTTTCCTCATCAGGTTGTTTGACCCAGGTGATGAAAAATTCATCCTTTAGGAAGTCTTCAATATGGAAATCTTTGTATTTCATATAAGATGGCCAAAGCCATTTAAATAATTATCACTTAACACTTTTTAGGAAATTTTGAAATATTCCCTCATACTGGCCAATGCCCGGTAAACCAGTTTACGAGCTGTTTTGACCTCTTTAATTTCCATGATAGCGGCAATTTCCTGATAAGAAAGGCCTTCATGGTAAAGCAGCAATAATGCTTGCTTTTGACGGACCGGAAGTTGATTGAGCGCTTTGTCAAGTTTCCTTTTTCGCTCTGCAGTAAACTCTGACCTGATCATTTTTGTCTCATGAGAAACCTCGATTGGAAAAAACCGGTCATTCGCTTCGATTGGCTCGAAGGGATCCTCTTTTTTACTTTTGATCAACTTGAACAATTCCCGGTACATAATGGTATATAAATAGCCTTTGATGCTTCTTACATCTGACAACTTCGAACGCTTTTTCCTTAAATCAATAAAGATGGTCTGCACGCAATCTTTAACCAGATCTTGGTCTCTACACAATTGATAGCCATAATTGTATAATCCTGGCACATACTTTCTGTAGATAAAATTAAAGGCTGACTCTTCCCCTTTCTTAAATGCAGTCCAAACCTCGCTATCTGTTTTATTGGTATAAACCAACAATACTTGGCTGCGATGTTTTTCCATCAATGTCCTGCTCTTGGGGTTTGGTCCTTGTGGTTTATTTTGGGTTTCCTTCATGTATCAGTTGGTCTTCTCAACTTCCTACAATAATGAGTAAAATTTGGGAGTAAAAGCACCCAGTATATTTTACTTTTTTAAAAAAAATTTTGCATTCCTGATTATCTGTATCCAAAAAAATCAAAACTATCAAGCTGCAAAAATCAAATTTACAGATTATTTATTTTGTAGAAACACCAATAAATATCCTCCATCAAAAATATTTTAGGCTTATTGGTTAAAAAAAACTTTAATGGCATTTAAAGCTAAACGTTGTCTTTCCTCCCAATTTCCTGAAATCTTGACAACCGGAACATTGGTTTTGGATAAAAGGGCCTCAAACTGATCAAAAAAATATTTCCGCATTTCAGGGTCGGGGTATTCCCGTTGGGGGTCATCTTCCCAGGGCAAGTCAATATCTGTAAGGAGGTAAAGGTCATAAGTTCTTAGCTCCAACTGTTCTGCCACCCAAGGATCCAATTTCTGATATTTATGCTCACTCCAAACCTTAATAACATTAAGATCAGTATCGCAAAACAAAAACTGATTGGCCTGATTGGCTTTTTCTTCTTCCAGTTTTATTTGCCCTTGAGCAATCTCCACCAAATCTTCAAACCTGTAAGGACGGTCCAATTTTTCTATATATTCCCGGGCATATTCCTCCACCCAAGGTTCACCAAAATGACGGGCAAGGGTTTGGGTAAGGGTGCTTTTACCCGTTGACTCGGGTCCAATGATGACTATTTTTTTCACTTTCTCGGGCATACTTTTTAGCAGATTTAATCCAGGCAATCAGACCAAGGACGGCCAGTATCGTAAAAAACAAAAATTGGAAAGAGGTTAATATCAAACCTTTGTAAAAATAAAGGGGAACAGATACCAAATCGGTGATGATCCAAGCTATCCAGTTTTCCACTTTCTTTTTGGCCATCATAAACATTCCAACAAAAGCCACTGACGTGGTAAAAGAATCCCAATAAGGGACATCACTGTCCGTAAAACGGGAAAGCACAAAATACAAAACTGCATATGATACCATCCAAAGGGCAATGGAGGAAAGCCAACCTGGCCACTTCAACCAAGTCACTGGCAATACATCCTTTCCGGCCTTGGGATGCGTCCAAACATACCAGCCATAGATGGACATGGAAAAATAATAGGCATTGATGCCCATATCAGCATATAATTTTACCTCAAGGCAGATCCAGACATAAATAAGGGTACTAATAATTCCGGTTGGATAAACCAGAATATTTTCCTTCATGGAAAAATACACACTGGCCACTCCAAAAAAAACCGCTGTGGCTTCCAGCATTGTCATATTTTGTAAGCCCCGAATCAGGCCATCCATTACCCATTGCCAATCCATGTCCCGAAATAAGGGTAAAAATGGGGGAAATGGAAAGGATTGGAAGATTTTAAAGTTAGTATTTTGATTTAGTAAATATTTAAAACCACATATAAGAAAATATGTATATCCGCAATGACACCAGTAGCCAAATAAATTAAAAGTGACAGTTAGTGTCAATAGCTTTAGTTAAGTTATTACTCTGTATAAATTGGGTCAAAATAAACGGTTTTGACCATGAATATAATCAACTTCATTAATCGGTTTCCTGACGAGTCTTCCTGTATTAAGTTCATTAGAGAACAAAGGACAAAATCGGGCATCATTTGCAAACGGTGCAGCTGTAACCGTCATTATTGGCTTGAAAACAAGAAGTCCTTTCAATGTGCTTCATGTGGGTTCAGGACCAGCATCAAGAGTGGTACTGTTATGGAAAACAGCAACCTTCCAATTAGGACCTGGCTGCTGGCCATGACCTTCATAACCGCCACTAAGAAGAGCTTCAGTGCCTCAGAGCTACAAAGGCAGCTTGGGATGAAGCGGTATGAACCTGTTTTCAGGATGTACCATAAACTCAGGAAGGTCATGGGACAACGCGATGATATCTATAGGCTTGAGGATATGGTAGAATATGATGAGGCCTTTGTAGGAAAAGCCACCAAAGCCAAATCCCAAAACAAGCTCAAAAGAGGCAGGGGCAGTCAAAAACAGTCCATTGTAGCGGTAATGGCCG includes the following:
- a CDS encoding ATP-binding protein, producing the protein MPEKVKKIVIIGPESTGKSTLTQTLARHFGEPWVEEYAREYIEKLDRPYRFEDLVEIAQGQIKLEEEKANQANQFLFCDTDLNVIKVWSEHKYQKLDPWVAEQLELRTYDLYLLTDIDLPWEDDPQREYPDPEMRKYFFDQFEALLSKTNVPVVKISGNWEERQRLALNAIKVFFNQ
- a CDS encoding RNA polymerase sigma factor, with the protein product MKETQNKPQGPNPKSRTLMEKHRSQVLLVYTNKTDSEVWTAFKKGEESAFNFIYRKYVPGLYNYGYQLCRDQDLVKDCVQTIFIDLRKKRSKLSDVRSIKGYLYTIMYRELFKLIKSKKEDPFEPIEANDRFFPIEVSHETKMIRSEFTAERKRKLDKALNQLPVRQKQALLLLYHEGLSYQEIAAIMEIKEVKTARKLVYRALASMREYFKIS
- a CDS encoding SusC/RagA family TonB-linked outer membrane protein; translation: MEKRILRQIIMLSKYFVYGFTIQLFFTAVLLANTGKAQRESIHQISASIQVENRNLETVLKELEKQTLLRFTYNSSVLDVKKLKVDLDQVDKPLSEILGDISQQTHLKFVRINDNIHVSKRDSGESRINEFMNEEEWIEIRGVVTSAKDNSPIPGVTIRIKESQRGTVTDVDGNYSIEAAPGQVLVFSFVGYQPKEVTIANQSVIDIALEEDLQSLDEVVVVGYGTMKKSDLTGSISSINSEDFNKGPQLSTQQLIQGKIAGVNISKNSGKPGGSNTVRIRGGTSITASNDPLYVIDGVPISTSGGVNQANIGTSSTNFFDQEPTNPLMTLNPNDIESVIVLKDASATAIYGSRGANGVIMITTKKGREGRAQVTYDVSGGFSKVANTLDVLSADQYRETINELGLPLDDKGANTNWQDEVYRTAYQQNHYLSLMGGSEKTTYRASLGFGDQQGIMLGSSLEQANARININHEELEGKLAFDFRLNYGQNTSNQSPISNTVGSELGSSLNYEAYVFNPTYPVRDENGNYYHVPPFRVNPVSFSTDLIDERINRRFIGNLSTTYKIIDPLSFKVNLGYTRQGTDRNSFISKNNPLGQGFGGYTSVQKLADFSKLLETTLSFNETYGASTIDAVAGYSYQYFLEEGIRNTASGFLSDEFKWYSLEAASTISSVSSFVGSNTLISMYGRVNYNYDNRYFLTATVRRDGSSRFGEGNKWGVFPSAAASWRVSQEDFFKSDFISDLKLRASYGVTGNQEIGNLNSITTLGASTQGYLVGGERITIVLPQQYANPDLKWEETSQLDIGLNFGLFNHRVYGNIDYYHKKTQDLLLQIAVPSPSVISTQLANVGSVENKGVEIELGADIMNKDDFGWSANLNFSRNRNKVLSLSNKNWSGDDIKTAPLQGQGLSGIYAQLITPGKPIGTFYGKVFTGIENGEEQFEAEEQVIGNAQPDFTYGISNTFNYKNWSLVANIRGSVGNDVFNLTGNNLGYMSNLPGRNVFTSAVTSGVSRDQPKQFSSRWIEDGSFMRLDNVTLSYDFNLVDSFLSRARVYLSGQNLFLITGYSGLDPEVNSDVSGSGVAPLGIDYLSYPKSRTITLGANISF
- a CDS encoding FecR family protein gives rise to the protein MKYKDFHIEDFLKDEFFITWVKQPDEETDHFWKRWLENHPEKRQDVLAASEIIQSIHYKDEMDLTDQLYTEMYENIVSKDSAEKVKTRSINWGFWKNMAAALLLGACLYLAYIMKPAKKQKEPLAVEMITRENPAGQKSTITLSDGTKVHLNAKSSLTFPDRFSDSVRNVSLEGEAFFDVTENKNKPFVISTGDNLIKVLGTTFNVKKEEGLSVALVTGKVSVEDVRGNKIVLEPKEMVVKDKVGKITKTTFDPFEVIGWKDKYLVFKDDSFVEMKRKLEKWYGVDIQAKGFSQKDWSYSGVFYKETLENVLEGISITSNFAYKIEKKKVTIYNPK
- a CDS encoding IS1595 family transposase codes for the protein MNIINFINRFPDESSCIKFIREQRTKSGIICKRCSCNRHYWLENKKSFQCASCGFRTSIKSGTVMENSNLPIRTWLLAMTFITATKKSFSASELQRQLGMKRYEPVFRMYHKLRKVMGQRDDIYRLEDMVEYDEAFVGKATKAKSQNKLKRGRGSQKQSIVAVMAESTVLENPESGKLEKSCRYFKMKKIKNLEAKTAQGLVKEFIDQDSVLQTDKSTTFSDLGDCIEVHVREVSGTDKGHFNLKWVHIAISNLKKQLQTYHMISERMMQNYLDEFSYKLNRKYFGQKLFDRLIIASIYPYWHDCG
- the pnuC gene encoding nicotinamide riboside transporter PnuC, whose protein sequence is MDWQWVMDGLIRGLQNMTMLEATAVFFGVASVYFSMKENILVYPTGIISTLIYVWICLEVKLYADMGINAYYFSMSIYGWYVWTHPKAGKDVLPVTWLKWPGWLSSIALWMVSYAVLYFVLSRFTDSDVPYWDSFTTSVAFVGMFMMAKKKVENWIAWIITDLVSVPLYFYKGLILTSFQFLFFTILAVLGLIAWIKSAKKYARESEKNSHHWTRVNG